Proteins from a genomic interval of Panthera uncia isolate 11264 chromosome C1 unlocalized genomic scaffold, Puncia_PCG_1.0 HiC_scaffold_4, whole genome shotgun sequence:
- the LOC125913345 gene encoding olfactory receptor 11A1-like, whose amino-acid sequence MVIPPWENQTTIAEFVLRGFSSIRQLNIFLFMTFLVFYILIVSGNILIVLLVFFSHHLHTPMYFFLVNLSFLEIWYTSNIVPKMLLIIIAEQKTISVAGCLAQFYFFGSLAATECLLLAVMSYDRYLAICQPLHYPILMTGPLCIKLASSSWLCCFLLTAITMVLLSRLTFCGPNEIDHFFCDFTPLVHLSCMDTSLTETIAYATSSAVTLVPFLLITASYSCILVAILRIPSGTGRRKAFSTCSSHLTVVTVFYGTLIATYLVPSANSSQLLRKGFSLLYTILTPMFNPIIYSLRNRDIREALKMCLSKKPSFLLG is encoded by the coding sequence ATGGTGATCCCACCCTGGGAAAACCAAACAACCATAGCAGAATTTGTGCTTCGAGGATTTTCCTCCATCCGACAgctaaatattttcctctttatgacatttttagttttctacATCTTAATCGTTTCTGGAAACATCCTCATTGTTCTGCTAGTTTTTTTCAGTCAtcacctccacacccccatgtacttcttcctggtGAACTTGTCCTTTCTAGAGATCTGGTATACCTCCAACATCGTCCCCAAGATGTTGCTGATCATCATAGCTGAGCAGAAGACTATCTCTGTGGCTGGGTGTCTGGCACAGTTCTACTTCTTTGGATCCCTGGCTGCAACAGAGTGTCTCTTGCTTGCTGTGATGTCCTATGACCGGTATCTGGCCATCTGCCAACCTCTCCACTATCCCATCCTCATGACTGGCCCCCTTTGCATTAAGCTGGCTTCCAGTTCTTGGCTCTGCTGCTTCCTCCTCACAGCAATTACTATGGTCCTACTGTCTAGACTAACCTTCTGTGGACCCAATGAAATCGATCACTTCTTCTGCGACTTCACGCCTCTGGTCCATCTTTCCTGCATGGACACTTCACTGACCGAGACCATTGCTTATGCCACCTCTTCTGCAGTGACTCTGGTTCCATTTCTCCTCATCACAGCCTCCTACTCCTGCATTCTTGTTGCCATCCTAAGAATTCCATCTGGCACAGGGCGGAGAAAGGCTttctccacctgctcctcccacctcacTGTGGTCACGGTGTTTTATGGGACACTGATTGCCACGTACCTCGTGCCTTCAGCCAATTCTTCACAGCTCTTGCGCAAAGGATTCTCTCTGCTCTACACCATCCTGACACCCATGTTCAACCCCATCATCTACAGCCTGAGAAACAGAGACATCCGCGAAGCCCTGAAGATGTGCTTGAGTAAGAAGCCAAGTTTCCTCCTTGGATGA